The sequence below is a genomic window from Thalassobaculum sp. OXR-137.
CCGGTCGCGCCCAGGGCCAGGATCGGGGCAGCGATCACCGCCGCTCTTGCGAGACGTTTCATTGCGTTTCCTCCATCAGATTCTCTTTTTACCGGCCGTCTAGCGCGACCATCCGGGCTCAAAATTGCATTAGTGTGCCATTGAGGCAAGACACCATGCGCAATCGGGACCGAGAACGGCGGCAGCCTGGGAGCCTGCCGGAGGCGGTCACGCGCCCAGCCGCTCCTTGGGGAGATAGAGGTGGGCGGTCGTGCCTTCGCCGACGGTGCTGGTCAGCTCCACGGAGCCGCCATGCAGCTCGGCCAAGGTGCGCGACAGGGCCAGGCCGAGCCCCAAGCCGTCCGAGGCGCGGACCTGGGCGTGGTCGCCCCGCACGAACGGCTCCATCACCCGTTTGAGCTCCTCGGGAGAGATGCCGAACCCGGTGTCGCTGACCGCGATATCGAGATCGCCGTCGGCGGTGCGCCGGATCGACAGGGCGACCCGGCCGCCGCTCTGGGTGAACTTCACGGCGTTGGACAGCAGGTTGATGATGATCTGCCGGATCTTCGAGGGATCGCAGCGCAGCAGGGGAAGGTCGGGATCGACCGTGGCCGTCAGGGTCAGCCCCTGCGACGATGCGCGCTCGGCGATCAACGCCTCGCAGGTCGCCGCCAGTTCGGCCAGCGGCACCTCCTCCTCATCCAGGGTGATGCGCCCGCTCTCCAGCCTGGACAGGTCCATCGCCTGGCCGATCAGGATGTCCAGGTGCTGGCCCGCATGGACGATGTTGCTGGCGTATTCGACATAGCGCTTGTTGCCGACCGGCCCCCACAGCTCGGCCTCGATCGCCTGGCCGAAGCCGATGATGGCGTTCAGCGGGGTCCGCAATTCGTGGCTCAGGCTGGCGAAACCGTCATGGCGGGT
It includes:
- a CDS encoding HAMP domain-containing sensor histidine kinase, which encodes MSADALDTERVRYLYRSPASVLASTFAAFVLAFVSIGVVGRELAVAWMAVQIAISGCRVYVWILSRSRRITVANHRRWALIYEAGLLASAVTWAVPSILLYTTPLPIDTVTLYGACVAALGAGAVFSFAIWWRSFVAYLILVIVPPVSGMLMSDQPAVQTLGVAGLPYFGAVAIWGRVVSRTLAESIALRLENYALASDLGMAREHARELDRTRHDGFASLSHELRTPLNAIIGFGQAIEAELWGPVGNKRYVEYASNIVHAGQHLDILIGQAMDLSRLESGRITLDEEEVPLAELAATCEALIAERASSQGLTLTATVDPDLPLLRCDPSKIRQIIINLLSNAVKFTQSGGRVALSIRRTADGDLDIAVSDTGFGISPEELKRVMEPFVRGDHAQVRASDGLGLGLALSRTLAELHGGSVELTSTVGEGTTAHLYLPKERLGA